A single window of Gossypium arboreum isolate Shixiya-1 chromosome 13, ASM2569848v2, whole genome shotgun sequence DNA harbors:
- the LOC108462446 gene encoding cytochrome P450 71A1-like, producing MDLLNVVQVYINPLFLSMVLLFSLLIWLKPAKKKNLNLPPSPPKLPIIGNIHHLGMLPHRSLRDLSRNYGSLFLLQLGYNPTVLVSSPELVKEIMKNHDVIFSNRPRTTAVDILLYNCGDMVFAPYGEFWRKVKKISVLELFSHQRVNSFQFVREEEVELLINKIRGACLKGQSINLSEMLMMVANNIASRCILSHKSEEEDGCSKFGQLGKRLSVLLIGFCIGDMFPYLRWVDVLTGYVPSMKALSAEFDAFLDHVIEEHRALEVDGQVSNKKDFVSIIMQLQKDGMYKMDLTRANIKAILLDMFVAGSDTTTATIEWMMAELLKHPNAMKRVQQEVRTVVGNKSKIVMEDIKKMEYLKCIVKETLRLHPAAPLLIPRRTSASVKLGGYDIPSDTTILINGWAIHRDPKWWENPEGFIPERFEDSSNTDFQGQDFHFIPFGFGRRACPGMQFGVVTTEYVVANLLYWFDWKLPAGEIPENLDMAELYGLTCHKKTPLHVIPHFSF from the exons ATGGATCTCTTGAATGTAGTCCAAGTTTACATCAATCCATTGTTTCTGTCTATGGTTCTCCTTTTTTCTCTTTTGATTTGGCTTAAACCAGCAAAAAAGAAAAACCTGAATCTGCCCCCATCACCCCCAAAGCTACCTATTATCGGCAACATCCACCACCTTGGCATGCTTCCTCACCGCTCTCTCAGAGACCTCTCAAGGAACTATGGTTCTCTCTTTCTTCTACAATTGGGGTATAATCCAACAGTGCTGGTTTCATCACCTGAATTGGTTAAAGAAATTATGAAAAACCATGACGTTATTTTCTCAAACAGACCAAGGACTACGGCTGTGGATATTTTGTTATATAACTGCGGGGATATGGTTTTTGCACCCTATGGTGAGTTTTGGAGAAAAGTTAAGAAGATCAGTGTTCTTGAGCTTTTCAGCCATCAAAGAGTGAACTCATTTCAGTTTGTTAGAGAAGAAGAAGTTGAACTTCTTATCAACAAAATCCGTGGTGCTTGTCTTAAAGGACAGTCCATTAATCTGTCAGAGATGCTAATGATGGTTGCAAATAACATAGCTTCTCGATGCATTCTTAGTCATAAAAGTGAAGAAGAAGATGGGTGCAGCAAGTTTGGGCAGTTGGGTAAAAGGTTGTCGGTTCTCTTAATCGGTTTCTGTATTGGTGATATGTTTCCTTACTTGAGGTGGGTTGATGTGCTTACTGGATATGTTCCAAGTATGAAAGCATTATCTGCGGAATTCGATGCATTCCTTGACCATGTAATTGAGGAGCATAGAGCTCTTGAAGTTGATGGCCAAGTTTCCAATAAAAAGGACTTCGTTTCTATCATCATGCAACTTCAAAAGGACGGCATGTATAAGATGGACCTCACTCGAGCCAACATCAAAGCTATCTTACTG GACATGTTTGTGGCAGGAAGTGATACCACTACGGCGACAATAGAATGGATGATGGCTGAGCTTTTAAAGCATCCAAATGCCATGAAAAGAGTCCAACAAGAGGTAAGAACTGTGGTGGGGAACAAATCCAAGATTGTTATGGAGGATATCAAGAAAATGGAATACTTAAAATGTATAGTCAAAGAAACTTTAAGACTGCATCCGGCAGCTCCTCTTCTGATCCCTCGAAGAACATCTGCAAGTGTAAAACTAGGAGGTTATGACATCCCTTCTGATACCACAATCCTTATCAATGGATGGGCCATTCATAGAGACCCCAAATGGTGGGAAAATCCAGAAGGGTTCATCCCGGAGAGGTTTGAGGATAGCTCCAATACTGATTTTCAAGGTCAAGATTTCCACTTCATCCCATTTGGTTTTGGAAGAAGGGCATGTCCTGGGATGCAATTTGGAGTTGTTACTACTGAGTATGTGGTGGCCAATCTTCTCTATTGGTTTGACTGGAAGTTGCCTGCTGGTGAAATTCCTGAAAATTTGGACATGGCTGAACTCTACGGTCTCACGTGCCATAAGAAAACACCTCTTCATGTTATACCTCATTTCTctttttaa